From Pseudocalidococcus azoricus BACA0444, the proteins below share one genomic window:
- the ppk2 gene encoding polyphosphate kinase 2: MAELDATATPTDVLTEGPGKKKKAKDKKKALPETPKPSKLDRDFYDKELARLQVELVKMQYWVKHAGLKIVIIFEGRDAAGKGGMIKRISAPLNPRGCRIVALGTPSDREKTQWYFQRYVEHLPGAGEIVMFDRSWYNRAGVEWVMGFCNEAQYNEFMDSCPQFERMLVKSGIILIKYWFSVSDDEQERRFQARILEPAKRWKISPMDIESRDRWVDYSKAKDAMLAHTNIPEAPWFTVEADDKRRAHLNCISHLLSKIPYEDITPPAIDLPPRRPAPEDYVRPPINEQFFVPSIY, from the coding sequence ATGGCTGAATTGGATGCTACTGCAACACCGACTGACGTATTGACCGAGGGGCCTGGAAAAAAGAAGAAAGCCAAGGACAAGAAGAAAGCCCTGCCCGAAACTCCAAAACCCAGCAAACTCGATCGTGACTTCTACGACAAAGAACTGGCTCGCCTCCAAGTTGAACTGGTCAAGATGCAGTATTGGGTTAAACACGCTGGCCTGAAGATCGTGATTATTTTTGAAGGGCGGGACGCAGCCGGCAAAGGTGGGATGATTAAACGAATTTCTGCCCCCCTCAATCCCAGGGGTTGCCGGATCGTTGCCCTGGGAACGCCATCAGACCGCGAAAAAACCCAATGGTACTTTCAACGCTATGTCGAGCATCTCCCAGGGGCGGGCGAAATTGTCATGTTTGACCGGAGTTGGTATAACCGGGCCGGGGTGGAGTGGGTAATGGGCTTTTGCAATGAGGCTCAATATAACGAATTTATGGACTCTTGCCCCCAGTTTGAGCGGATGCTGGTTAAGTCGGGCATTATCCTGATTAAATATTGGTTTTCTGTCAGTGATGATGAACAGGAACGCCGCTTCCAGGCCCGGATTTTAGAACCGGCTAAACGCTGGAAAATTAGCCCGATGGACATCGAATCGCGGGATCGCTGGGTGGATTATTCCAAAGCCAAAGATGCGATGTTAGCCCATACGAATATTCCTGAAGCCCCCTGGTTTACGGTCGAAGCCGATGACAAACGCCGGGCCCACCTCAACTGCATTAGCCACCTCCTTAGCAAAATTCCCTACGAAGACATCACGCCCCCGGCCATTGATCTGCCGCCCCGCCGCCCTGCCCCCGAAGACTACGTCCGCCCGCCGATTAACGAACAATTTTTTGTCCCCTCCATCTACTAA